The Malaclemys terrapin pileata isolate rMalTer1 chromosome 2, rMalTer1.hap1, whole genome shotgun sequence nucleotide sequence CTGTTTCGTTGGCAAGAGCTGGAGATAATAATGCCACCAAGTGCAGAACTCAGAACAGCTTCACACCCTTCCCTGTGCCTGCTGAGCAGGCTAGTCCCAGAGCCCTGTGTCCAGACCTCTCCAGgtctcccctcctccactcccctcacAGGGGGCATTTGTCTCCTCCCAAGAGTCTGTTACTTGTTTGATATCTTAGATGGCGTTTTCCGCTAAATTTAACCCAAAGTGCTGCACTTTGCCTGCAGTGAGCTTTGTCGGGGGCTAGATCTACTGGTCTTGGGCTAAGCCACAATCTTTTGGGCTACTCATGGCCTTTGGCACCCCCTGGGCTCCCTGAGCTAGGCACTGGCAGAGGGAGGCAGGGTGCATGGGCTTTGAGGGCAGCACTGTCCCAGGACTGGggaacccccctccctccacactgtCCTTGGTGAGAGAACCCCCCGCCCCTCTATACAGTCTGGTGAGGGGGGCTGGTATCGGTGCTCTGGGGTCCCCTTCACACGGGCCTGTCCAGTGTGtactggcaggagctggggctcgcGGCTGGGCTTGGCAGGACCTCGAGGccaaggggctggggctgctttGCCCAGAGTCTCAGCCCTGCCAGGCTTGCATTGCAGGAGTCCCTGTACATATAAGGCGAAGCTTCGGGTCCGTAGGTGGGGGCGGGAGACCTGGCGGGGCCGGCCAGGTTGTTGAAGTTCTCCAGGGCCGGGACCCTGGGCATGGAGGCTGTTGCCACCCCTGGGAACATGGCTTGTTGGGAGAAGGAATTGAGATCCACAGTATTGAAGAGCTGGAAGCTTTTGCCGGGGAGGGAGCTGGCCTGGAAGCCCTTGGGGGCCCAGCTGTTGTAGGAGTAGCTGCGGTAGAGGTCTTCATACGGGCCCCTGGGCAGACCGTTCAGCTGGGGGCCAAAGCCCCCCTTGCACAGCTCGGTCTGCAGGTGCCGCTCCTTCTTCCGCCACTTGGCTCTGCGGTTCTTAAACCAgaccttcagagagagagagcggggaggggagaaaagccTGCTTTGAGCTCAATGGCGCAGCAGCCAGCATTGCAGCTAATCAACCTGCCTCCCACTTCTCAGCAGCTTGTGCCATCCCTGTCTCAGCCAGGAGAGACTCACGGGCATCCCCAGCTGGGGACCGTTTGGTGGGGCTCAGCCCAGCTGCTAGCAGGTGACACACATCCCTCAAagcaccccccatccccagttggcagaggggccagggactGAATGACCCCTGGATGCTgaagccgcccccccccctcgtcTCCGGTACAAGCCTGGGGCTTGCCTGGGCATTGCAGACATGGTCCCTGCTTGGTGACTAAGGCTCTAGGGATGCCAAGCTGGCATCTTCGCAGCACTACGTGGCCCCATGCAACCTGGTACCAACTTCCTGAGCTGCACCTGCCCACACCAGGTCTGAATCTGGCCCAAACAGCAGCCCTAGTCGCCCCAGCACCTGGAATGACCCTGGCAATTTTGTCTCCCTCTGTGATTAATTCCTGTGCCCCAGTACGGGGGCCTGTCCCGACCCCACAGACTCACTCAGCCCTGTGATGAGCTTTTGCCGGTCTCTGCCAGTGCAAGCCCTCCAagctgcagacagggcagggaAAGCCCAAGCTCTGTGGCACCAGAGGCACTACGGCAGCATGGCAGGAGTCAAAGGGCTGCCCCTACATTCCACTCGAGCCCCAGGAGACGTGGATAGGAATTGCTTATTGACTTGACAGGAGTTGCAATGCTGAGAGACGTCCTCTTCCCACCGTTACCAGGCCTGTACAGCAAAGGGTTCCTGGCCCAGCCGTTGGCACTTGTAACATACTGGCACAGTGTGCATTGTATGCTTCTGTAGTGGATGACCTGCCAGAGGACAATggtctactactgctaccagctaatgGAGTGACTCCTTCAGTGTATGAGTGGAATTCTGTGCTGCAGCGCTCCTCTGGAGGCTCTCACACAAACCCCACTCATCTGAAGGCCCCACTCTGTAAAAGCTACAGTTGGAGGGGAAGGCAGACCGCGGGCGGAGCCACTGTAGCCCGTCAGGCCTGGGGCCCACTCCAGTAGAGACTGCCCCCTAATGGAGTGTCTGAGGAGGCTCCTGCTTACCCTGATCCTGGGTTCCGCCAGGTTGGTCCAGCCTGCGATCTCCTCCCTGGTGCTCATGTCAGGGTAGCGGTTGCGCTGGAAGGTGGcctccagctcctgcagctgctggctggtgAAGTGAGTCCTTTGCCTCCGCAGCTTCTTCTTGCCCAGGTTCAGTTCCTCTTCGCCACTGGAGCCGGACGACTTGTACCGCGAGTTCTCCCCATTCTCTGCTGCAGAaagccagggggaggagggggtcagtGGGAGAATCACCATGTGGGCCAGCCCAAAGCTAAACACAGGAGGCTCTGCAGCGTGAGCCAAGGAGCCAGGGATGCTGTCACAGACCCCAGTCCCCTAGGGATTGGCCCACGGGGGATGTGTCACGCATCCCTGGGTTCCGTTAGCGGCACTGGAGTGTCCTTCTCTGCCAAGACAGCAGGGGTCACTCAGGCCAGCACAGGCTTCGGAGAAGAGGGAGAGGCTTGTGGTTATGGAATGAGTGTGAGAGCTGGGTTGAGCCTTCTCCTGGGTCAACCTCCCGCTCCCAGAGGCTGGGATaggcgcgcgcgcgcacacacacacacacagatacacacacaaagaAGTTATAGCCAGGTCTGTCAAATAATCACAGTTACCTCAAGCAATTAACACAAAAccaattaactagattaaaaacatAGTTGCGATTAATCGCGGTTTtcatcgcactgttaaacaataataggacTCCAATTGAAAtggattattaatatttttggatatttttctacattttcaaatatattgatttcagttacaacacaggatgcaaagtgtacagtgctcactttatattaattataaatatttgcacagtaaaaaaagaaccagtatttttcaattcacctcatgcaagtactgtagtgtaatctctttatcgtgaacctgcaacttacaaatgtagaattattatttttttacatagctgcactcaaaaacaaaacaacttaaaactttagagcctgcaagtccactcagtcctacttcttgttcagccaatcactaagacaaactagtttgtttacatttttgggagataatgctgcccacttcttatttacagtgtcacctgaaagtcagaacaggccttcgcatggcactgttatagcccttgttgcaaggtatttacgagccagatatgctaaacatttgtatgccctgTCATGCTTCGACCCCCATTCCAGAGGACGGGCTTCTATGCTGAATTGGAATTGatgttctattattgtttaacagcacgattaaaactgcgattaactGTGACTGTTTTTTTAAGTTAGCAATTAATTGGGATTCCTTTTTAAAATCGTTTGACAGTCCTAGTTATAACCACAACCCCGTGGCCAGCTCTCTAACGCACAGAGGACACAGGGCAGGAGGGCTTGGAAGCCAGCAGCTTCGAAATCAGGCACTGGAGGGATGGAAGACTcgtatcaaaaagaagattgagaggtgacttgattacagtgtatatgTAGATGGGGGGAAATACCAGGCACTAAAAGGCTCTTTCGTCGAGCtgagaaaggcagagcaagacccaatgggtggaagctgaagccagacacattcCAATTAGAAAAGGCACCAATTGTTAACAGTGAGGGGGAGTGAACTCCAGCTCCTATGGAAGCCTGGCTGCCTTTCTGCAAGATGCGTCAGTCAAACACATGTCATTGGGCTGAGTGTAGGGGTACCAGGGCgacgttctctggcctgtgctatatggGAGCACACTggatgatttaatggtccctttGTAGCACGCTTCACCCTGGCACTGGCACCTGCTGCAGCAGTGATGCAGCAGCACCAGCGTGCTGTCCTGGGGAGAGAAATGGCCAGTGAGGGCAGCTCGAGCTGAAGAGGGGGCAAAGAATCAAGCTGGTGAGCTAATGGATGAACCAGAGTGTGGATTGGAGGTGAGGTGATCAAATAAAAGATGACCAGGAGACTAGAGTAGGGCCTGGGAAGTGAGAcggaggaaagaaggaaaataggAAAAGTTTCAGGTCAGGAGAAGTGGAAAAAACCAGACCGGGGCATGTGAGCAAACACGGTTAGAGAAAGGAAGTAGAAGGAAATAAAATCTACAGATGCACCAGAAAGAGTATCCAGGAAAAACCCTGAAACTGGTGAAAAAGGAAATTGATCAAAAAGCTGTTAGATATAAACAGGTCCTAAAACCAGTCAAAGAGATGCCCACCCACAGAGGACCTAAGTCTGTGAACAGAGAGAATGACCGTTTGAACAGCTACTGACAGACCAAAGGTGCCTAGTGGACAAACGAGCGCGCACTAGATGACAAAGCCCTGCTCATGGATGAACTCACTGCAAAGAGGTACAACCCCAGGACCCTCGAATCTAAGGAGCACGTCAAGGCGAAGAGAAACAAAGAGCAGGACGGCAAGAGTGGCGCTGGAGCTACagcccaggagaggaaaagctggtTCTTCTCTGAAGTGATACTGTCTATTCTGTTGAGTAATCTCTTGTTCTTGTTAGTAACAGTGTGTTTGGCACTAGCTGCTCAGTGTGTACACGCTCACAAAGGTTACTGAGTTGGTAACCTAGAGTTTATTATTTTATGTAGTAAGTCGTTGGGAATGTTCTACATTATTTATCCTCCTGGTACAATTTGGGGGTTTTCCCTTATAAAGTTCGAAAACTTTAAAATCACCCCTTTTGTCTTGGTTTGCCTCTGCCTCGCCTCCCCGTTAGCACAGCCGAACCTAGCTGGGTCACTGCACCTGCTGGCCTTAAATGCTATTAATCTAGACAGAGAGGGAGATTCCCAGCCAATAGAATGGATGGATCTAGCTTTGCAGGGAGTTTCTCCAACTCTCAACCTACAGGCTTCCCCACATGCTCCACAGACTGATCATTTCCTTCCCCCAGGATGAGGGTGGTTTGTAGCCATTGAGCGGCCCTTCTCCGGCTGAGTGACAGGGCAGGTGAGCCAGCAGTCCTGCAGGCAGGATGCCCACATGTGCAAAGGCTCCTAGTGTAGTGGAATGCTAAACTGTGTTATACTGTTCAACCACTAGGTGGCAATGTGTGTAAAAGACCTCATTTAAATGAACCTCAGATGTGTCTGGCaaagcattaaaggatcttatgatgaacacatgtGGTGTGTACAAGcgagctctgtagccagtccgtATCTGGTACAGGACTatgacatggtgtcaggagtaaactaagaacagaaatagcaggaaaacagcaacaaaggttgcaaacagaaggaacaaagcaacaaaggttgcaggatctcatcagCATGCCTTCAACACCCCTCTTCAATGCCCCCAAGAACATCAGCTTCAACAAACCTTCAGAAGGGACAGactggaaacaatattttgcaagatttagCATTGCTATTCAACTCCACAAAGAAACTGTATATAGAGGTATCATCTTTAATATATGCtatggggaagcaggcagagcctaTCTTTAAATggtttgactttactgaagacacaagtcacaaagatgactgtgaaagggttctggctatgtttgatgcataatTTATACCTCAGATAAATGGGGTTTGTGAAAGCacatgttttcaccagagaattcaagaatgagggggaaatgttgaatgttttataagagctctgcatacattggctgaaaactgtgattctgggaatgcaaaacatgaaaatattggTGACAGGCTGGGTATTGCGTTAACagataaaaacctttcacagcagTTACAGTTGAAGAAAGTTTTAATCCTACATACAGCTATGCAGGTAGCAAAGCagtcagaattagtcaaacaGAACAAAGGGCAGGAGCAACTTGGAAAATCTGAAACTAGCTGAGAAACTACAAACAGACACTTGAATGTTAAAAGTGAAGATCATAAAACCCGAGGCAAGGAGGGAGAACTTCCAGGCTAAGGGGGACCAATTCCAGTCTACATCcacaaggtgtggaaaaagtcatatcccaagagATAATGCATGTTCAACCAGAGGCAAACAGTGTAATAAATACATGAAACATGGACATTTTGTAGTTGTTTCCTGCGTGAAAGCAGTCAGGGCGTTGACTCATATTACAGACAATCAAGAGCCATTATTTCTGGGGTTTGTCCCTGGTAATAACATagagcctgcctggagagtgaaattGAATAATGATGGCatgactattgactttaaaactgATTCAGGAGCTGATGTTACAGTCAgctcccagagctgaagtcacctgacacagACCTGACCAGCACCGGCGCAaaccattaggcgacctaggcggtcgcctagggcactgcaatttggggggtggcatctGCGGCGGTATTTCCAcagcgggaccttccaccgcctctgtgggggggtggcatttcggggcgggactttccgctgcctagggtggtggaaaagctggtggcgctcctggacCTGACTAGCCCTGGAGGGATTCTGAATTGCATGGGCCAGTTGATCACAGAAACAACCTACAAAGCTATGCATTCAGTGTGTCTGTGATCAAAGGACCACAGACCAATAGCCTTCTCAGCCACAGCATGGACACCATGCTGGGCCTAGTGAGAAAAGTGGAAGAACTTGACAGAGGATTTCAtgatattggacttttgaaaggagatccagtacgAATCAACTTAAGAGACAACGctgtacaggtctgtcacatcttacgcgtatttaacatgcgcgatttcagctttacgcggtcggcaaaaacaaaaaaagagagaaaaataacaactttaatactgtacctgtagtgcgggtgattccgcccgccattacactcaatgtaattttgactatatgcgattttcgctttacgcgctgactgcggaatgtaaccccagcgtaagatgcgacagacctgtactatCCAGTGTACAGACATCTCTACCAGAGAGACTTTGAAAGAGCCTAGCTGCAGATTCATGTGAATTCAGAGAAccaaaggatcttatgatgaacacaggTGGggtgtataagcaagctctgtagccagtccacaTCTGGTATAGGAGCATGACACTTAGGGAGGCCGGATTTTCTCGTGGGAGCAGGATCCTGGGAATCAGGATTGTAGGCCCACCTCAGCAGGCCGTGATTcagaattcctgggttctgtgtgcagttctgctGCTGCCTCACTCCGTGACCTCAGGCATGTCCCAGCCCTTCtccgtgcctccatttccccagttATGAAATGGCTGATAATAATCCAGCAAAGCTCAGGGCTTGGATTGTCTGTGGCGTTCTTTGTGGGATTTGTTACTCTCCCGTCCCAAATCTAGGGCTCAAATGATCCTCAAAGCAAACATGGCAGAGTTGCCCCCTGCAGAAAGGTGTCCCCCTCCCAGGAGCCTAGCAAAGGGGTGGGTTTGCTCACAATTTAGCCCAAGTTGGGGGGCTTGCAAACTATAGGGAAACTTTCAGCCCAGCCAGGACGGGGTGGAACCCTCATGATGCCCCTACCTCCCAGGCCAGTGTAGAATGAACCTATCTGTGGGCAGCTGGGAGGGCTTGAGTGCTTTGGGATCCCCAGATGAAAGGGCTGGGATGGAGATGGGCAGAGCACTGCTTGAAGtgtccacccagcccctgctgggggcCCCTTGGCCATGTCTCAGGGCAAACAGGGTGTCTTCTCTTATACCAGCCTTGCCGTCAACAGGTGCAATCCCGCTGGCTCCAGAGCGGTGACACTCCATCTCACCACGCAGGGTCTCAGCACAAGGCTGTGTTGGGCTCCCCTCTCCATGGCTCCTTTCACCCTGTGGTGCTGCAACACTTCTCCCGCACCTTGTGCAGCTGCCCCCATCTCCTgggctggctctgcagggctcagGCCATGTCGCTGAGCAGGCATTGGGTGGTGGGTGGCAAGAGCAGGGAGGAGTGGGAAGCCAGGGGAACTCACATTAGCTTGGCACCTATGCTTTGATCAGCTAGCGAGCGGATCTCCCACCACCATCCGGGCTGGCGAGAGCACTGGTACTTGGCATTGCAAAGGGCAGCATCTTTGCTAGGGTTGTTCAGAGGAGTGACCCTACAGAGTTGCTTGCCTGTGTCCAAGGGGCTGCGGTAGGGCTTATCGGCAGCAGGAGGCCTAGCCAGGTATCCTCAGGGAGAATTACAATGAGGGACAGGGCccaagagaaagaagaaaagggaGAGGGGGGCGGCATCGGCCTGTTTGTTGGCTTGTCCCAAGGGACTTGCCTCTGGAGTTTCTAACAATTAGTGTTACTGGTCCCAGTTCTGAAACGTTCACTCCAGCCAACCAGTCATTGACTCCAGGAGAGGATTCTACACAAAGGGAGATGTCAGGATTGTGCCAATTAACAATACAGTCTCTGTTAATACCCAGCTGGTTCCAGGCTCCATTTCTAGGGTGTGGTCCTGCTTACCCGTACCACCAAGGAGAACACATGTTACCACCGGTAACCCCCACAGGTGGAGCCGCTCCCAGTTGGTGTAACAGTCTCTGAGAAGATCTACCAGGATCGGGCTGTGCCCCAAGGACCTCTGGATGCCAATGGGCACAGGAGTACATGGcaggacaagtatcagggggtagccgtgttagtctgtatccacaaaaacaacgaggagtccggcggcaccttaaagactaacagatttatttgggcataagcttttgtggttaaaaacccacttcttcagatgcaaagcttatgcccaaataaatctgttagtctttaaggtgccgccggactcctcattgtttttaggGAGGGACAGGGATCCCTAGGTTCACCAAAAGAATGACATGTAAGGTCTCCACGGAAAGCCTGCGTCACGCCGGTCATCATCCTCACTGCAGGATGTACGTACGGATGTTGTGTAAGGAGTTATGGATATACCTGAAAATTGTGTTCTTCAAATCTGTGACTAGGGACTGGTCACCAGAAAGATGTAAAGCAGGTTTTCTGTCAGGCAAGAAATGTTTCTCTATCCGTCTGTTCACATGTAAATCCAGTGTTGTGTGGCTCAGAACTGGCCTCCTTTGGCAGTCTACGCTGGGGCTAATGAAGGCTTGTGCAATTTGCAAAGAAAGATTTAAGGAAAAAGTGAACCAGCAGAGGAGAGTCCAATTGAGAAGGACAATGAACATTTGAGGATATCATTGTGTGTACCTTTCATCTGGGAGGACAAGCTTGTCTTATGAAGGGGGATCTCAGACAAAGTGGTTGAAAATGCTGGGGAAAGGACTTGGGGTAAACTATCCTGTAGGAGTCAGGGGAATGTCTTGTTAGTTAAGATTAGGCCCTAGGAAGCATGTGATGATTTTGTGTTCTATGTTTCCCACATTCTTACTCACAACCACTTGAATCTCTGCTCTTtgctaatacatttatttgtggTTTCACTAAACCTGGCTTTTGGTGCTGTATGTTAAGCAGATTTGGGGTCCTGAGCTGAGTCTTgcaagctggggtgtgctgtTCCTTTGGGAAGAGTGGATCTGAGAGTTCTGCAGTGGCTCAGGGCCTGGGCACTTTGGAGAGATGCTCAAGGGACTCGGGGTTTGTGATGTGTCTACTGTTACCTGTACAGAGAGCGGGAGGCCTGGGAGGCTGTACTTGTGCTGCTGGAGGCTGATGGGGACAGGCGCTGAACCTGACGTCTGCTCACAGCTGGTGAGGAGACTCCTATTAGGAGTGTGTTGCTATCTGCAGCACCAAAGTAAAAGGGCCAGACTACAACACCAGCTTGGAAATGGATTGTGATGCTTAAATATGAGGTGGTGTCATATGTATGCATACACATTACACCCTTATACACTGCACATAGATACCATGTCCATATATATTATCTGGGAGTGCCCCGAAGGCTTAATCATAAAACTACATTCCTCAATCAAAGTCCCAGACCTAACATTCTCAGGCCTACCATAAGGGACTAAAAAcaattggaaaataaaatctgtccaCCAGTCGTAAGAGGGAATGTGCagactgaggctgggtctacactacccgcctgaatcggcgggtagaaatcgacctcccggggatagatttatcgcgtcccattgggacgcgacaatcgatccccgaatcgacgctcttactccaccagcggaggtgggagtaagtgccgtcgacgggaagccgcagaggtcgattttgccgccgtcctcacagcgaggtaagtcggctgcgatacgtcgaattcagctacgctattcacgtagctgaatttgcgtatcttaaatcgactcccccctgtagtgtagatgtagcctaagagacAGATGGGGCATGCACATGTGGATGGTAAAGTAAGGTGACCACATAACAGGGTTTAGCCCACTGGGTCATCTTCAGGCCATGTGTTATGCTTTTCTGGGATGATGGGCAAACATCCTCCCCATGAAAAGACAAAAGGTggaggaagggatagctcagtggttggagcattggtctgctaaacccaggtttgtgagttcaatccttgagggggccatttagagatctggagcaaaagtctgtctggggattggtcctgctttgagcagggggtcggactagatgacctcctgaggtcccttccaaccctgatattctatgattctatgaaatatagtagaaagagagcctgagacatgaggtcttgtatcagaggcccagtgtgaggcctgaactaaagtagtggtcaagtcctgctaatataaagcaaagttagtaAAAGTCAGGCTGTGAGCAGGAGTCTGgctcacagaacctggcaagCACAGGGCTGgcactgcaaacacacacacgttCCTGAGACATgctaggcacaggacactcatgcaaacacattccagaagggtggtaccagaacaccccgataCAGGGTTATGGTGTAAACACATTCCATGAAGATGATATAAGGACACactgaccccctgccccaggtcagcgTGATGGAtggagatgttttgatcaaaccaacatgtacaaggtaaagggtggtaactaaccatGTCAGAGGGGCAACACGTAACTTGTTTGTGTCAGGGTATAAAAAGGAGCCTCAGAGGGAGTCTTCGGCCAgccgagaggggaatggaaaatCCTGCCATTCACAGAGCTGTGTCCATTGCAACGAGCACACATGCACTAGTGTAACTGCAGACGTTGATCTGGGGAGCTAGGACCGTGCGTAGTTGACAACaaacctggccaggtgccttCACTGCAAAACCAAGTCTTGTGGTCTTATTGGGCAGTGTGTTTGGAGCCTGCTGTCTGGGCtatctggccagagccagtgcagcacgCAGAGAGAACAACAACTAACAACAGCAAGATGCCCCACAACCCTGGACACCCCGGGAAGCATCACACCACTCCTGACCCTGGGAGGAGTGGAGCCTTTTTATCTGCGTGCTGTCTGCTTGGGTTGTGATGGACTTAGAGAGGGGGGAAACGTTGTTTAAACCAGAATGAAAGCATCCCAGCAGCTGCTAAGGGAACTCTGGATGTATGCAGCACACCTGCCTTCGGGGAGGGCATCTGCAGGAAAAGCCTGCCTTTTCCAGACCTCGCtttgaaaagaaaagtaaaaaatgtGCAGAGATCAGAAAAAATGTGCAGAGATCAGGGCCTTAGGGTGAACTTCCCAAGGAGTTTGTGTTCTGCTATTTCTCTATTAGAACTATTACTAATCGCTAGGACTGCTGGCTGTGTATTTTCTGCAAAATGAGCAAAAGaatgaaaaccattttgttcCCAAATATGTtcctagattttttaaaaattctcagaaTTAAAATGTTCCACAACGAATGTCATTTAGAAAAGGGACTCGTTTTCAGCCAGAAAGCAATGTTGAAGGAACATGTTTAAGCCGCTCTAATAATAACGCCTGGCTTTCCCGGGGGAGCGACATGAACCCTGTGCCTCTTCTCCCGACCGACTGCAGCCGGAGCACTGCTCAGCGTGGCTGGTCTCTTCACAGCCCATCACAGCAGCACCAAGACGGGGGGTTCATGCTGCACCCGCAGCCCTTGGGCTCAAAGGCAAAGTGCGGCCAGGGGGAGCCTTTGCCTTTACCATTTTGCTTGCTTGTACCAAACTGAATTTCCATTAGGGATGGGATTTTATAGGGCTGTAGGTACCCGTACAGCCCCTGATGTGGGCACAGTTATCCTGGCCTACGGTGCCGTCCCCCACCCTCCATGTAGAGGAACGAGTCTCCCAGCATAACCCCTTGCTAACAGTGCGCACTAGGAGTTGGGTGTCCTCACAGCCGTACAGATTTTGTGTCTGCACAGTCCTAACGGTGCCATTGAAATCTCAGCCTGAGGGGCCAcagcttcagctggtgtaaatggaggGACGCTGATTGGCCCAAGCCATGCAGCGAACCTGCAgttttgcaggtttcctttgcCCCCTTGCCTGCCTCATCAGTATTAAATGAAACCCAGAGGGGTCGGGCTTCtcttggggtggggttggggttttCGAGACGACCCGCCGGGTTCCGGCCAAGGGAAGGCAGCAGGAGCTCTGCGATGCAAACCAAACACTCCATGTTACCGGCAGGAGGGAATTCGGCCCAGCAAGGAGCGTGCTGGTGACTTGACCTccctgcaggggggtggggacaaGCATTCACTGCACTGAAACATGTACGACTCCCGTCGatgtccccctccccgcccgcacTGCTCCTCCAGCTTGGAGacagcacccccatccccaggagctctctcccagccccagtcccccagccctgagcacgtCCCTTGGCTCACCCTGCTGCTCCTTACCTCCACGCTCAGTGCCGGGGAGCCCCTCCGAGGGCAGCAGCGTCGACATGCTCCCCGGTCCGGGGCAGTGCCCTCACGGAACGCCCAGAGCCTGGAAGAGGAATCCAGTCCAGGAGGGCCTCAGGCGCTGAGCTGatgtgccagggggaggggattAGCAGACGACTGACATGGCACGGGTGGTGTGAGCCATCCACAGGGATCCCTCCACGCCCGCCAGTTATCTGACAGACAGAGCTGCCCCTCTCCAGCAAATAAATAAACCGAGTGTCGCCAGCCACTGGCCAGAGGGATCCGGTTCCCTGACCCCACGCGCCCCCCAATGCCACGTGCGGCTTGTTAGAA carries:
- the LOC128832274 gene encoding pituitary homeobox 2-like, whose protein sequence is MSTLLPSEGLPGTERGAENGENSRYKSSGSSGEEELNLGKKKLRRQRTHFTSQQLQELEATFQRNRYPDMSTREEIAGWTNLAEPRIRVWFKNRRAKWRKKERHLQTELCKGGFGPQLNGLPRGPYEDLYRSYSYNSWAPKGFQASSLPGKSFQLFNTVDLNSFSQQAMFPGVATASMPRVPALENFNNLAGPARSPAPTYGPEASPYMYRDSCNASLAGLRLWAKQPQPLGLEVLPSPAASPSSCQYTLDRPV